The segment CATTATATTATTTGTCAATGTGATTGTGACTTGAATCTGTATTTTGATTAGCTAACATAAAATGATTGGAATATTGATTATACATATAAGAATAATAAGAGTATAAGACCATATAcaaattatttgatttgttgTGATAAAGATTGTTAGAAGAAAGTTGGCATCTAAAAataagttattattattattttagggATACAAGCTTTGGCTGACCAAAAATTGATGGTTCCATCCAAAAAAGAAATGCACCGGCTGCCTTTGCACGCTTGtcacttaataaatatttaaaaatgccTAAAATACATCTTGAGACTTGAATCTTTTCATAATAGTAATAGTTTTTGTAAATACTAAATATATTAGATATAGTCATATAGCTTAATGCTTGACTTGAAAATTATAGAAGGGTTTGAATTCTACTTTAACTTACCATAGTATagcttttttttaatcaaaaccaTAGTATTTCTAAATAATAGAAGTTTCATGTAGGAATTATTCAGTTACTGagatatacattttttttagtaaaatggGAAAATGtagatacaaataattaaatcaacatatatatacatcaaGAAAAGGAGTTTTAAGAGAATCTTAAGattatcttttaatttatttattttttgatcaaacggattatcttatatattaaaacagaagtcatgacttcttttcatgtgtgatttttttagtttggaccattcttagaaaatatcatattttacataagttcattattatatcttttaatatctttatctttttatttgaaatacaaatgaatatatttaaaatgttctaacaaaatctttttaaaatcttcttagaatctttttaaatttactttcaaaaattagttagttttaatttaaattatcataaaatataattagaaattaaaattgaatatagttttggtttataaacgaaaatttaaataaaatggaattcattaatttcacaaatacatttactaataatttttaaagattttgttagaaataaatatttatttttattttaatttttttcaaatttgttttctaataaaataaaaatcatgattttttgatgagtgatattttatttggaccatcatttaaattttatattaaatgtatatcactaatgctaatatacataatatttttaactactttaatcataatatcttttaattttaaaaaacaaattctaacaaatctcttgaaaaagattataataaaatcttaattgtcataaattgaatataaatattttcaattaatttcgtaattagtaatgaaatgttactaaaagaataaaattatatcctattttatcaattttataataatatctatcattttaaaataaaaatgttatattgaacaaaatatgataaaattattttaaattgataagttataatattttattttcataaatataaaatatttatgctaaaaatataatatgttggtagaacgggttaatattagtaaactatataatacatgtataaaaatttaacttatcttaaactttttaatatacagtaatttattatataaaattaataaacattaaaaattactaaaaaaatctagcgatttgaattacggatcatgattataataaattaaatacaaaattgttttcatatatgttgtttcatgcattaaaaattttagtttagtaatcaaacgcaaattcaataagacaatatataataagcaacatatatatgtgataattttaatttatagcataaaaactataaaattattatatttggcataattatacaaatatttaaatatgtgaataacactaaaaatatataataattatgtaaaacaaatatctatatatataaatatgaaaatatatacccgcacggttgtgcgggtggaaatctagttatcttttaatatctttgcAAATTCACCCGTCTTTTTGAGGAATGTACAATTGTACATGACTAAAAATACCTCTTgaatcttttcttcttctttttgataaactggaaaacaaattaaataaccaggcgataaatataaaacatggagataaaaatattaaagtgtCGTAATATTTATAAAAGGGGTACGAGTAAATACGAACATCTTGAAAATTGTGAACAATTTTGGACCATCGACCTAACGTCATTTATTCTTGTGGACCCTTTTTTATCTTGTTGCATgagtaaatatattttgaaaatactgaatacatcaaaacaaatttatatttatttataagtgcTCTATATTGTCCCAAGTTTTGGGTTCATCCTATAATATAGGCGAACGAACACTAATATTGGTTTAAAGAATTTATCATAAGAAGAGACAACAAAACAAGAACCATAAAAAGAAAACGCATCTCAAATGTGTGGCCTGATGtccataaaacttttttttctgatatccataaaattattaaactagGATATTGGTTCATTAAACGAATGTAATTTCAAAATGTAGTGGCTAGCTATTACATGGTTACTAGTTACTACTGCTAAGAGCAGTAAGTCTGAAATTTCAAGCAAGTTTCTCCATCTGACCACGACTTCCTATATCTAGGAAACGAACACTTAACTTTCGATCTTTTGCCCATGCTTCCTAATTTAAAGTACTAGAAATTATAAGGctgtataattatatttaagtgGTAAATACGCTCAACAACTTATCAAATATTACAggcatatatctatatattgaaactttttacagaaatatatatacaaattaggAGAAACAAGAATTAATATCTCGTCTGTGATATGAATTGAATAGTTTACATGGTTCGATATGTGGTGTATGTGGATCTGAATAGTTTATCATAGTCTCGAAATTCGTGTGATGCACCATATTTCGTCTATTTAGATAAAATGCACTTAGAaatgtacatattttaattaaaatcaaatactataatataccacaacaaatttcaATATTTGCTAAAATACCGTCCAGTATCATTACTTTATCATTGAGAAAGTAAGTAATTTTAgctaatatatctaagaaaattCAAATTCCCGACTATCAAAGATTGTTAAAATTTCAGTTTTTTAAATCATGTCTAGTGTAAATTCCAAGGTTTAAATTGCATTTATAAACAGATACTACACTTTTATGATAAATATGCGAAATATTGTAGGGCCTTTATTAATAGTAACTTCtggttaattatataattcacaTGCATGACATGACAACCTCGAGAGTCCAAAGTCTTATTATTGGAAAGAAAAAGAGATAAATCTTTTTGATGTTTAGCGATAAATTatctataatatattaatatcataatATGTGACTTTTGGAAATAAAACGTGTAATTTcagtaaaatatatatgataagcCCAAAATCCCGATTAATGAAGGTTGAAGTAAGGTTCTAATACTACTCAATAGGACTATTGTTTACAGTTTCTAATTCCAAATTATATacaatcaaattaaaattttattttatttgttggtTATTAACTTACTAGCTAAcacatttgtttcttttgtaaacAACTTTcgtttatttatgaaatttaatttatttgatttattattacttttatgCTTGTCTCACTGATTCAGTACTCTCCCCACCACTCTCTGACACATTTTATCTCTACAAATTGTGTAAATTTGATGTCTGATAGTGCAAGCAAAGCAATCACCCATAGCCTTTAATTCTCTTCATTTCTCCCCTTCTTTGGATACTATTTGTATTTGCAGTTAGGTTATACTATATCTTATTATGGTGTAAAAATACTGTACTTAtgataaacatatattttaagaaaCCATATGCATTTGAAAATTCGATTgaactatattttatttgtgtaattaatacaaaatactACTAACAAAACTGACAAAAATAATGTTGTTGTGTATGTAGAAAAGAGAGTGAAATATTGAAAATATCTAGTTTGGCTTTCTCTCTCTTGCTTTGTTAGTCTTTAGGCTTCCACTACTAATACCCTAAGCCCTCTCTTAGTTTAAGACATTGTCTTCACATCCAAAACTCAAATGCAAATCTTTCTCTCCTTTCTTCCTTCAAAGTATTTCATTACAAAACCCTAGATATCTAATATTATCTTGCCTCTCTTAATGGTTTATATTTGGCTGATGCTGCCTCTCTTCAACCAAGTTCTGAACTTTTGAAGCATATTAAGATCAAAGTATACTGCTTTTAGTTTACTGGGTATGTGTATTTCTGTTCAATCATCAACAACTTAATTCAGTTTTCTTTCATAACTTTTATCTCCCTATGTCTATTCAATTCTCATAAAAATCTGGGAGAAAGGAGGTTTATAACCATAGAACAGTTGTTTTTATGACTAATTCcttgtctttattttttaattgatcACCATAAATCTCACTTGCATTGAAGTACAGACTTCTTTTGAAGTGCGTTTGTCAGCTTTTTTTACGAGCATGCTTGCAATAAGAGTTTTTCCCTTAACTTCTTTATTTTTGGTATTCTTCCGTTTTGTCCTCTAATTTATGGATTTTCTAAACTTTGTGTTTCTTTTCagtaaaatcatttaaaatggTTTCCGTGAGTTGTTTCTAAAAAAGTAGACATTTTCCAAGAAAAatccttttaatattttttgataataaAGAAAGCATTCACCTTTGCTGGTTCATAATCATTTTTAGTCTTAGTTACTAATTATTCTTCTTCATTGGTTTTCTTCTTAGCTAGCCTCTTTGTCCCCAAACCAAGAAACAGTTTGCAACAAGAAGTTTTTTTGTAGAAGATTCAATAAAAATGGAAATTGCAAGTCAAGAAGACCATGATATGCCCATCCCACTAAACACTGCATttgttggtggtggtggtggtcatGGTCACATGATCCATCATCATAATGACCATCATGCTGCTAATTCTGCTCCTCCAactcacaacaacaacaacattacTACTCAACCACCACAGATGCCGTTACATGGAAATGGTCATGGCAACAATCATGATCATCGCCAACATCAAGATCCTCATCATGTGAGTTACAACGCCATCATCAAGAAGCCTATTATAACGTACAAGGAATGTCTCAAGAACCATGCAGCAGCAATGGGAGGAAACGCTACTGATGGGTGTGGAGAGTTTATGCCTAGTGGCGAAGATGGCTCCATTGAAGCTCTCACTTGCTCGGCTTGCAACTGCCACAGAAACTTCCATAGAAAAGAAGTCGAAGGTGAAACCGCCGCCACCGCTATTTCCTCTTTCCACCAGCCGCCTCCACCGCGTAAACTCATGCTCAACCACCATAATATCAGATCAGCCATGCCACACAAAATGATCATGCCGGTGGGAGTTTCTAACTACCGTTATATGCATCACTCGGAGTCTGATGACTTCATGGAGGAAGACGGGGTAACCACCGCGTCTAGACCCCCACCGTATAACCAGAAGAAGAGATTTAGGACCAAGTTCACGCCGGAACAGAAAGAGAAGATGCTGAGTTTTGCCGAGAAAGTTGGGTGGAAGTTACAAAGGCAAGAAGATTCCGTTGTTCAGAGATTCTGTGAAGAGATTGGAGTGAAGAGAAGAGTCCTTAAGGTTTGGATGCACAACAATAAGCTCCACTTCTCCAAGAAGGACAGTAGCAACAGCATTAATCTGGAAGACAACGACAACGAAAAGATCAACAACGTTAACAATGTTGATCTGTCTGGTAATATCGACATGACTAAGATCGTCCCatgaattaatattaattacgtcattttatgattttattatgACTATGATTAGTCGTCTTTAAGTTAGCTATTAGGGTTTTAATGTTATGTTCTAGCTGGTGtggttatatttatatataaacttGTATTTGCTATCTGATTAGGGATATGGATCGGGTAATAATATGTCCTTTCTTTTCTGGTCTATGTAGTatctttccttttccttttggaagctatatatatattgaacttCTCGCAATAAATATATGACCACTCCGAGTCttatttattcttcttcttcttttggttATGTAAGAAAATCTACTTTGGTTATATCATTCTGAATCATTAGACTTTTCGCAGTTTGTGATCATTGTGTTCACAAATTCTGCATGCaagataaattatatatatatatatacatggcTTCTGAAAGCGGTATAAATATCTAATATAGATACTATATTTATGGCGAACCATAACTCTTTTCTGGTTGTAAATTGTATTTGTAATCTAGTTTTCTTCATGCCTCATTGCCTTGGATTAAAATTGTATTCTTAGCTATTACAATCGGTGCGAGACTAACAATCATAACTATTAACTACCAAAGTAGCTACAGGCTAGGCTGgtgtttatttttacttttattttgtaatgtaAAAACCAAATCTTATACTTGACaaagaaaattcaaattcaATATTGTTATTAGAAACAAAATACAAGTTTCATTGTGGCTATAAATGATGAGATTTTTTGGCCAagacatgtttttattttgttcttgaACATACAATAATAGAACAAAATTAAGAGAGagataaaatacaaatagtttctACAATTAGAGAGCTGGAGAGTGTACTCGCGAGTTGTAAGTTACGTCCTCTAGTGTGTGACGTATAAGGTTGAGTAAATATATGCAGTTGGTGTCACAAGCGATCATCCAAAAGTACTAATTAAACCACTTTTATATACGAATGTTCAGTAACTAATTATTCCCCCTTTTTAATTGTGTATATCATAACCATAACTAGTGTAGTGTGCTACTGGATGAATAAAAGAATTTGTCGTTAAAATCTTGTGTTATTAGTTATGTCACATGTTTCATTTTCCTTTGGTTGTTGTATAGAACAATTTCATGCCTCGCATGTGTTATTGTTTAATGCAGGTACATGTTCCTATGCTCTTGTGGATGTGATTGTTGATCACACAAATATTAACCTTCGAAGCTGGAGAATTTTCCAAACTGTAAACATGAGTATTATGCTTAAATTGTGTTATCGATGTATGATAGACTTGAATGTCTCAATCTtactaaaaacaattataaaattataactatTTCAGTCTTGAAGTATAAGAAGATAGTTCACTCATTTTTTTACGTCAAGTTACTTTGATATTAAATCACTACTCACCGTGCTAAATGAATTGACTGAATTTGTAGGATCGTAGGATGTAGAGTCGTCACTATTACATTTATTGGGGTCAGATAAGAAAATGTGATATTCTGAGCCATATTTATTATGTTTGTGAAGAAAACTCCATAAATGTAGTTGAAAATAAGGTCCCCTCTTCTTCCTACTCTAAGCTTTAGGAAATGTGATCACtttatttgttcaaaaaaatttaagactGATCGATCTAGTATACTGAAAATCTGACCTGTTAGTGTGTTATGTTTATTCCCTTAGGGCATGTGTATAAAATCCATTATCGACTTATAGAAAACGACGAAAATATATCAAACATGTCATGATCTCTTTGATACAAAAAACTACATGGATACTGAACCAATGAAGCTATCGATCCATCTACATAAACATGACCTGGAAAGCATAAGCTATCAGGTAAGGAGAATATAAGGGGTGACGTACGTACCTCTCCAAGTGTTGGTCTTAAAATGAAAACTTCACATGTAGTAGCATTTTAGCGCTAATTCTGAAGATTTATCTAACCAACACGGTTTGTAAGTGCCATTCATTTTGTCTTTACTTTGAGTTGTTATGCCTAGGTGAAGGAAAACTTCAGTGTCATATAGTCCAAGATTGACTACAATGTCCGAATTGTAACAGTGTAGAAGTAGATCAAAGCGTCACAAGGGAAATTGATACGTTTTCCCCCATATGTGTAGGGATCTCAAACCGAAACTGATAATTTGATAACTGACGTGCTTAGCCTTTCATGTATAATAAACCATTGTTATCTTCACCAATATCATAATCTTCTATATCTATTGTTTTATTATTGACAACATCTCTTAGTTTCCGTTATTTCTTACTTTCACCATAACAAAATGTATTAGTACACTAAAATGATGTAAAATCAAAGAGTCAAAAGCAGAGTAAAAACTGCATTCACGTTTAAACTTTAACCCAAATAGCCACACTCGGAGTTCCACGGTGAACCATGAACATCATATAATACCCAGGCGGTGCCACGTAGGAGTTCGTTGGACCATCCACGTCAGCTTTGTACGCGAAAACAGATAACTGAACGACGCGCCTCACGCGCAAGACCAGCATCCTCTGGTTCATCGCCGTCGAGTGCGTGCTGAACGACGGAGCCACGAGCCGCACCGACACTCTTCCGTCGAACATCCCAAACGCCGGAATCACGAACGTGACCGCAAACGACTTTCCGTACAGCATATTCCCGGCGAGCTCCACCGTGACAATCGACGGCCTCACGCCGGAGTATTGCGGATCCAGGTAACGCGGGAGATAAGCCTCGAGACTGAGCTCCGTCGGATAATGCCTCGCCGTGAAATTGTAATTCCGATGAGGATTGCTTCCTCCGATTAAGACTCTGCCGTCGGCAAGGAGGAGAGACGCCGAGTGGTACATTCTAGGGATTCGAGTCGGCGCGAGAATCTCAAATctccgggtcgggtcgggttcaTCGGGCATGTACAAAATCGGGTTGAGAACGGCGTTAGTAGCGTCTTCCCAACCAGCGGTTCCATTACTCGCGCCGTTTATGATCAAAATGTCGCCGTTGGGTAACAACAGCATATCAGGCATGACACGTGGCGCCGGCATCTGCTCCATGACCCAGCTCGGATTCGGGTCGGTCACTTTCAATCTCCCGCACGTGCGAGACGCCCCGACGAAAACCTTAGGGATCGTCCTCGCCGCCTTTAGAAACGCACCGGGAGGTGCTCCGCCGCAGACCATAACTTCCGCCGCGATCTTCGATCGGTTATTTTCTCCGGTGAGTGACAGAGGGAGGAGTACGGAGGAGCCAGTGCTGGGGTAATTCCGTTTATCGCCGCCGGGAATCACCGGAAACTCCTTGACGATTCGGTGATTGACGAAGTCGAACAAAATCGATCTCCGGTTAGCGAAGATGAATAGGTTCCCGTCGGGGAGAAGGTGAAGAAAGGGATAAAGATTGTTCTCTTCGTTCGGATCTCTCGTCTCCGCCAAGAATCTGAGAATGAAAACGGATTTTCCCGGATTCTTGGGGTAAAACTCGTAGGTGAAAGCTCTTCTCCCTCCGACGATGATAATCCTGCCGTCGGGGAGAATCTGATTGGTGGAGTACCACCGGCGAGAGGAGAGGTACGCTCTGTTCTCAACCCAATCGCAAGAAACGCCGTCGCAAGGCGTAAATATACGTACAACTCGTTCGCCGACGCCGTAACCGCCGGTTTGTATCAAAGAGCCTGAGGCGTTTAAGGAGCCAGAGGAGCACCACGTGTCGGATCGGAGAGTGAGTGGGCGAAAGGTGTTCGAAGCGACGTCGTATAAGAGTGAGTGCGCGGAACAGTCGAAAACGGTGGCGTTTCGGCAAGTTTGAGAAGGGAGGGAGAGATTCGAAGGGCCGTAGTCCGTACGGTCAAAGATGACGACTTTGTTGTTGTGGAGGAGTTGCATGTGCATCGCTGATATGCCTATGCTCGGCTGCAGGAGATCCCACCTCCCTCCGGTGAGCATCTCTAACGGCGAACGTGGGAGGAGCAAATCCGACGTggaacagaagaagaagaagaaagtgaaaaagACTGCGTATAGGTTCTTCTTGAATCTTCCTTCTTTCAtgatttttcttctattttcagCTCTGGATCTTCTTTTTTCAGGAGAACGAGATTTAACAGTTAAAGCTTTTTTGGGTAATTATTGTCTTTCTTGGAATGGTTAGGAGAAGAAACATTTATGGtgattaatgtataataacagACTCAGAGTGCTATGTACATAATAATCTGTAGATGTATTATCATAAGGGTCAAGAAATTAATTTATTGCTTTTGAAAATGTGCAGATAAGTTGGTGAAGTTGGATCTGTATAAAATTGATCACGGACCATCTTGGCAGAGATAATCAGTAAGGCATCTTCTATCAACTTGCTCTGTGAACTATTCATGATATTCAGTTTGCATTTCTTGTTCTGTTTTCTTCAAATTATGTTGGGGAACAAAGAGTCCCGCCATTAATAAGCTTCTGACTGCAAGGTACAAGTTTAGTTACTTGGACGGCAAGAATAGAGGTTTCCAATAGTACTATATGGGCCGAGCTTGTATTCTGTTTGACACCAACTGGTTCGACCCaatataaaatgttttcttttaattaacGAATCAAATCACAAGAAGTTCTTCTTATGCAtgatgaaaaagaagaagattagaCTGTTAATGTGTAACTATGGACACATGAATTTTTACTTTTAGTAAGTGAGAAATCCAGATATATCAAATGATTCTGATCTGATTCGATCAACCAACTccaaatttaagttttttttatattattttatgtatacaAGCAAGCaagtcagattttttttttaaaaaaagaagaagtcagATTTAAAATCTTCTTGCTAGCTATTCTGACAAAACATTGGGTTAAACTCTTTTTTCATGCTAACGAACACATATTGAAAACACAAACTGAACActccttcaaaaaaaaataacagtgTATTTTCGATTATTATCAATAGTTTGGAACCTTGTATTGATACACTAAACTTATCGTATATATGGGTAGTAAAACCAAAAATAGTTACCTCAAGTTTAGGTAAAGACAAGAATAACTGAAAATATCCCACAATAGAAGGACAACACACAAAGGCAT is part of the Brassica rapa cultivar Chiifu-401-42 chromosome A09, CAAS_Brap_v3.01, whole genome shotgun sequence genome and harbors:
- the LOC103842967 gene encoding zinc-finger homeodomain protein 4; this encodes MEIASQEDHDMPIPLNTAFVGGGGGHGHMIHHHNDHHAANSAPPTHNNNNITTQPPQMPLHGNGHGNNHDHRQHQDPHHVSYNAIIKKPIITYKECLKNHAAAMGGNATDGCGEFMPSGEDGSIEALTCSACNCHRNFHRKEVEGETAATAISSFHQPPPPRKLMLNHHNIRSAMPHKMIMPVGVSNYRYMHHSESDDFMEEDGVTTASRPPPYNQKKRFRTKFTPEQKEKMLSFAEKVGWKLQRQEDSVVQRFCEEIGVKRRVLKVWMHNNKLHFSKKDSSNSINLEDNDNEKINNVNNVDLSGNIDMTKIVP
- the LOC103842968 gene encoding aldehyde oxidase GLOX; amino-acid sequence: MKEGRFKKNLYAVFFTFFFFFCSTSDLLLPRSPLEMLTGGRWDLLQPSIGISAMHMQLLHNNKVVIFDRTDYGPSNLSLPSQTCRNATVFDCSAHSLLYDVASNTFRPLTLRSDTWCSSGSLNASGSLIQTGGYGVGERVVRIFTPCDGVSCDWVENRAYLSSRRWYSTNQILPDGRIIIVGGRRAFTYEFYPKNPGKSVFILRFLAETRDPNEENNLYPFLHLLPDGNLFIFANRRSILFDFVNHRIVKEFPVIPGGDKRNYPSTGSSVLLPLSLTGENNRSKIAAEVMVCGGAPPGAFLKAARTIPKVFVGASRTCGRLKVTDPNPSWVMEQMPAPRVMPDMLLLPNGDILIINGASNGTAGWEDATNAVLNPILYMPDEPDPTRRFEILAPTRIPRMYHSASLLLADGRVLIGGSNPHRNYNFTARHYPTELSLEAYLPRYLDPQYSGVRPSIVTVELAGNMLYGKSFAVTFVIPAFGMFDGRVSVRLVAPSFSTHSTAMNQRMLVLRVRRVVQLSVFAYKADVDGPTNSYVAPPGYYMMFMVHRGTPSVAIWVKV